A single region of the Vicia villosa cultivar HV-30 ecotype Madison, WI linkage group LG4, Vvil1.0, whole genome shotgun sequence genome encodes:
- the LOC131598407 gene encoding uncharacterized protein LOC131598407, whose amino-acid sequence MVVIDIALAQENDCEFLRFIKSEHDRIQLYVTYEGNPNDAPIKASLEIAQKYVQGNKKIKIIPRVPFDFAATSSSQLVPVLTSSTKHAAGASRFSEMDSDAQVIKNEDLEELKELGSDTFGTVYHGKWRGTDVAIKRIKKSCFTGRSSEQERLDLRKKLARMEYGGGIVGDGGVFGTMLVRWWIGPRASQGPSTLVKERLVVDVGYLKEYTKNSSNNVLIHIWVPVLRRRSAIQYLQQDSSSSVPIYVNPNMNVHNEYPRHQQQQQQYGSLLAFPVFERGSGTCLGVIEFVIANQNLINYRPQLDHLSNALEAVDFRSSHNMNIPPAVKVFEELYEAAVNEIVEVLASVCKTHNLPLALTWAPCIQQQGGGKGTTGGGGCSVSITVPTDQMNNNNHMMMSCISTVDSACYVGDMEMLRFQDQMQMVEEDKDIEMLPKQK is encoded by the exons ATGGTTGTCATAGATATCGCGCTGGCTCAAGAGAATGACTGTGAGTTTCTTAGGTTTATAAAAAGTGAACATGACCGTATTCAACTTTATG TGACCTATGAGGGTAATCCTAATGACGCTCCGATAAAAGCTAGTTTAGAGATTGCTCAGAAATATGTTCAAGGGAATAAAAAGATTAAGATAATACCAAGGGTTCCGTTTGACTTCGCTGCCACTTCATCCAGTCAGCTTGTTCCTGTTTTGACAAGCTCTACG AAGCATGCTGCTGGTGCATCCAGGTTCTCTGAAATGGATTCAGATGCTCAA GTCATTAAGAATGAAGATCTTGAAGAGTTAAAGGAACTGGGTTCTGATACATTTGGGACTGTTTATCATGGAAAATGGAGAGGAACAGATGTTGCTATCAAGAGAATAAAGAAGAGTTGCTTCACTGGTCGATCATCTGAGCAAGAGAGACTG GATCTGAGAAAGAAGCTAGCTAGGATGGAATACGGTGGTGGGATAGTGGGCGACGGCGGTGTATTTGGGACTATG CTAGTGAGATGGTGGATCGGGCCGAGGGCGAGTCAAGGTCCATCAACTTTGGTGAAAGAGAGATTAGTAGTTGATGTTGGTTACTTAAAAGAGTACACAAAGAACTCTTCCAACAACGTTCTTATTCACATATGGGTGCCTGTTCTAAGGAGGAGATCAGCAATTCAATATCTGCAGCAGGATTCCAGTTCATCTGTTCCGATTTATGTGAATCCAAACATGAATGTTCATAACGAGTATCCGCGACATCAGCAACAACAGCAACAGTATGGTTCTCTTTTAGCATTTCCTGTGTTCGAAAGAGGAAGTGGAACATGTCTAGGTGTCATTGAGTTTGTTATCGCCAATCAAAACCTCATCAATTATCGTCCACAACTCGATCATCTCTCCAATGCTCTTGAG GCTGTTGATTTTAGAAGTAGCCACAACATGAATATTCCACCAGCAGTAAAG GTTTTTGAGGAGTTGTACGAAGCAGCGGTGAATGAGATCGTAGAGGTGTTGGCGTCTGTATGCAAGACTCACAATTTGCCACTAGCGCTAACATGGGCTCCTTGCATACAACAACAAGGAGGAGGAAAAGGTACTACCGGTGGTGGTGGATGCAGTGTTTCGATTACAGTTCCAACGGATCAGATGAACAATAATAATCATATGATGATGAGTTGCATATCGACTGTTGATTCAGCTTGTTATGTTGGTGACATGGAGATGTTAAGATTTCAAGATCAAATGCAAATGGTTGAAGAGGATAAAGACATAGAAATGttgccaaaacaaaaataa
- the LOC131596186 gene encoding uncharacterized protein LOC131596186: MAIASEPESVRQRLVDRFMSTGNTESLHLWAYNTRPVGAHWLLLAINPIREVVYYLNSVNGEWTNYPAMKDIVDLSIQVFRSQRDAQVSRTKSNNITWIQVQCPQQRNSYDCGYFVLRFMKEILQANQLEIPLTYLDEFRAAGYPRLKLEEIKEDLCQFYIKQFFM; this comes from the exons atggcaattgcttcagaaccggaatcagttagacagcgcttagtcgatagattcatgtccaccggcaatacagaaagtctgcatctttgggcgtataatacccgaccagtagg agcacactggttgctgcttgctatcaaccctataagggaagtcgtgtattatctgaattcggtaaatggtgaatggaccaattatccggctatgaaggacatcgttgattt atcaatacaagtgttccgaagtcaacgggacgcacaggtatcccggactaaatctaacaacattacttggatccaagtgcag tgtccgcaacagcgaaacagttacgattgcggatactttgttttgaggtttatgaaagaaatccttcaggcgaatcaattagagattccgctcacg taccttgacgaattccgtgctgctgggtacccgagacttaagttggaagaaataaaagaggatttgtgtcaattttatattaagcaatttttcatgtag